A window of Staphylococcus sp. 17KM0847 contains these coding sequences:
- a CDS encoding deoxynucleoside kinase, producing MTKPFIVIEGPIGVGKSSLTHKLSQSYHFYEAKEIVGENPFLSDFYEDISKWSFQTEMFFLCNRYKAYQDLAMLDQGIVCDYHIYKNKIFARNTLSKAEYAKFSRIYDILTEDLITPDYTIILDADLAVLKQRIAKRDRSFEVHIEDDYLLKLKADYAAYYKALSQEGHNVLWIDTTDMDFVANTKDYQTVLTRINELIGGTTHEKL from the coding sequence ATGACTAAACCTTTTATCGTTATCGAGGGGCCGATTGGTGTTGGTAAGTCCTCACTCACACACAAGTTGAGTCAATCTTATCATTTTTATGAAGCAAAAGAAATTGTCGGGGAGAACCCTTTTCTCTCAGATTTTTACGAGGATATTTCAAAGTGGAGTTTTCAAACAGAGATGTTTTTCCTCTGCAATCGCTACAAAGCTTATCAAGACTTAGCAATGCTCGATCAAGGTATTGTTTGTGACTATCATATATACAAAAACAAAATTTTCGCACGCAATACACTTTCTAAAGCTGAATATGCTAAGTTCTCACGTATTTATGACATTTTAACAGAAGATTTAATAACGCCTGACTACACAATTATATTAGATGCGGATTTAGCAGTGTTAAAACAGCGCATTGCTAAGCGTGACCGTAGTTTTGAAGTACATATAGAAGATGATTACTTATTAAAATTAAAAGCCGATTATGCTGCTTATTATAAAGCGTTATCACAAGAGGGGCATAACGTACTATGGATTGATACAACTGATATGGACTTTGTCGCTAATACCAAAGACTATCAAACTGTATTAACACGTATTAATGAACTTATTGGAGGAACCACACATGAAAAACTATAA
- a CDS encoding Cof-type HAD-IIB family hydrolase, translating into MVKLIATDMDGTLLNAAHEVSEENIKAIQYAQSQGITVVIATGRAFYEAHTPVTEAGLKVPYICLNGAEVRDESLNIIHTASINDELYHSVQEILHEEGIYYQLYTNLGIYTEDPERDIEIYMDIAKHAGQQANIEKIRQHVQYRIDRGTLKVVSDYKQVEAVPGELIMKVLAFDYDLEKLNRVKEKLATHTNLAVSSSSMGNIEITHVQAQKGVALTAIAEQLDIDKEEIMAIGDNLNDVSMLERVGYPVAMANGMSEVKDIAAFTTTSNEESGVAKAIYRVLDI; encoded by the coding sequence ATGGTTAAGCTAATCGCCACAGATATGGATGGTACACTGCTAAATGCAGCACATGAGGTATCCGAAGAAAATATCAAAGCGATACAATATGCACAATCACAGGGTATTACGGTTGTGATTGCGACAGGTCGTGCTTTTTATGAGGCACATACACCTGTTACTGAGGCGGGCTTAAAAGTCCCATATATTTGCTTAAATGGTGCAGAAGTAAGAGATGAAAGTCTTAATATTATTCATACGGCAAGTATTAATGATGAACTATACCATAGTGTACAAGAAATATTACATGAAGAAGGTATATATTATCAGCTTTATACGAATTTAGGTATTTATACAGAAGATCCTGAAAGAGATATAGAGATTTATATGGATATTGCCAAACATGCAGGACAACAAGCGAATATTGAGAAAATCCGACAACATGTTCAATATCGTATTGATCGTGGAACATTGAAAGTGGTATCGGACTATAAACAAGTAGAAGCGGTGCCTGGTGAATTGATTATGAAAGTTTTAGCATTTGACTATGATTTAGAAAAACTGAATCGTGTTAAAGAAAAGTTAGCCACACATACAAATTTAGCGGTGTCTTCTTCTTCAATGGGGAATATTGAAATTACACATGTACAAGCACAAAAAGGTGTAGCACTAACCGCTATTGCTGAGCAACTAGATATTGATAAAGAGGAAATTATGGCAATTGGTGATAACTTAAATGATGTTTCTATGCTTGAACGTGTAGGTTACCCGGTAGCAATGGCGAATGGGATGTCGGAAGTTAAAGATATTGCAGCATTTACTACAACGAGCAATGAAGAGAGTGGCGTAGCAAAAGCAATTTATCGTGTGTTAGATATATAA
- a CDS encoding branched-chain amino acid aminotransferase, with amino-acid sequence MTELVKLEPRQQLKEKPDQSSLTFGEVFTDYMLSFEYSADQGWHDLEIVPYAPIEISPAAQSIHYGQSVFEGLKAYKHKGEVVLFRPEENFKRINMSLERLKMPRIDEALLLEGLKQLVDVERDWVPEGEGQSLYIRPVVFATDGVLGVAPSKKYRLLVLLSPSGSYYGGDSLRPTKIYVEDEYVRAVRGGVGFAKVAGNYAASLLAQANANALGFDQVLWLDGVEQKYIEEVGSMNIFFVINGKVVTPALNGSILPGITRKTVLALAETLGYEVEERRVSIDELIEHYEKGELEEVFGTGTAAVISPVGELQFKDKKIVINNNETGQVTQTLYDHYTGIQSGKLDDPHHWRLVVPRYDRK; translated from the coding sequence ATGACAGAATTAGTGAAACTTGAACCACGTCAACAGTTAAAAGAGAAACCAGATCAATCTTCTCTCACATTTGGCGAAGTATTTACAGATTATATGTTGAGCTTTGAATATTCGGCAGATCAAGGGTGGCATGATTTAGAGATTGTACCGTATGCGCCGATTGAAATCTCACCCGCTGCACAAAGTATTCACTATGGTCAATCTGTATTTGAAGGACTAAAAGCATATAAACACAAGGGTGAAGTGGTTCTATTTAGACCTGAAGAAAACTTTAAACGTATCAATATGTCACTAGAACGTTTAAAAATGCCGCGCATTGATGAAGCACTCTTATTAGAAGGACTAAAGCAATTAGTTGACGTTGAGCGTGATTGGGTACCAGAGGGCGAAGGACAATCTTTATATATTCGTCCAGTCGTATTTGCGACAGACGGTGTATTAGGTGTTGCACCATCGAAAAAATATCGTTTACTCGTGTTATTATCACCATCAGGATCATACTATGGTGGAGATTCGTTAAGACCAACAAAAATTTATGTTGAAGATGAGTATGTACGTGCTGTCCGTGGAGGTGTTGGATTTGCCAAAGTAGCGGGTAACTATGCAGCCAGTTTATTAGCACAAGCCAATGCCAATGCCCTAGGTTTTGATCAAGTATTGTGGCTAGATGGTGTAGAACAAAAATACATTGAAGAAGTCGGAAGTATGAATATCTTCTTTGTTATTAATGGAAAAGTTGTGACGCCAGCATTAAATGGCAGTATTTTGCCGGGTATTACACGTAAAACTGTCCTTGCATTGGCAGAAACATTAGGCTATGAAGTAGAAGAACGTCGTGTATCTATTGATGAGTTAATCGAACACTATGAAAAAGGCGAATTAGAAGAAGTTTTTGGTACGGGGACAGCAGCAGTTATCTCTCCAGTAGGTGAACTTCAGTTTAAAGATAAGAAGATTGTCATCAATAATAATGAAACAGGTCAAGTTACACAAACATTGTATGATCATTATACAGGCATTCAAAGTGGTAAGTTAGATGATCCACATCATTGGCGTTTAGTAGTACCACGTTATGATCGCAAATAA
- the tadA gene encoding tRNA adenosine(34) deaminase TadA, whose translation MRSHEYYMSLALDEARKAAKQGEVPIGAVIVKDDHVVARAYNLRETLQLPTAHAEHLAIERAAEALGTWRLEDCTLYVTLEPCVMCSGTIVMSRIARVVYGADDAKGGCSGSLMNLIQDTRMNHRADIITGVLSYSCSEILKSFFKALRQHKKCSQ comes from the coding sequence ATGAGAAGTCATGAATATTATATGTCACTTGCATTAGACGAGGCGAGAAAGGCGGCAAAGCAAGGAGAAGTGCCAATTGGTGCAGTGATTGTGAAAGATGACCATGTGGTTGCACGTGCATATAATTTAAGGGAAACATTGCAACTCCCGACTGCACATGCAGAACACTTAGCAATTGAACGTGCAGCAGAGGCATTAGGGACATGGCGTTTAGAAGACTGTACACTTTATGTTACCTTGGAACCTTGTGTCATGTGTTCGGGTACAATTGTGATGAGTCGTATTGCACGCGTCGTGTATGGTGCAGATGATGCTAAAGGGGGGTGCAGTGGAAGTTTGATGAATCTCATTCAAGATACGCGTATGAATCATCGAGCGGATATCATCACAGGGGTACTGTCGTATTCATGTAGTGAAATTCTGAAGTCTTTTTTCAAAGCACTCCGACAGCATAAAAAGTGTTCACAATAG
- a CDS encoding NAD-dependent epimerase/dehydratase family protein has translation MKKIFITGALGQIGTELVAKCRELYGNDNVLATDIREPEEGSIVAEGPFEILDVTDAEKMEQLIAEFKPDTMMHMAALLSATAEQKPLLAWNLNMGGLVNALEAARKYDLQFFTPSSIGAFGPDTPKKNTPQVTIQRPNTMYGVNKVSGELLCNYYFSKFGVDTRSVRFPGLISYIKEPGGGTTDYAVDIYFQAVREGKYTSYIDRGTYMDMMFMDDAIDAIIQLMEADGGKLINRNAYNLSAMSIEPEMVKEAIQKHDPNFTLDYDVDPVRQGIAESWPDSIDTSCARGEWGFNPKYDLETMTQRMLEAIQEKEANKNV, from the coding sequence ATGAAAAAAATCTTTATTACAGGGGCACTTGGACAAATTGGTACAGAACTTGTTGCGAAATGTCGCGAATTGTATGGCAATGACAATGTATTAGCAACAGATATTCGCGAGCCAGAAGAAGGTTCTATTGTTGCAGAAGGTCCATTTGAAATATTAGATGTGACAGATGCTGAAAAAATGGAACAATTAATCGCAGAGTTTAAGCCTGATACAATGATGCATATGGCTGCATTATTATCTGCAACAGCGGAGCAAAAGCCATTATTAGCTTGGAATTTAAATATGGGTGGTTTAGTCAATGCTTTGGAAGCTGCACGTAAATATGATTTGCAGTTTTTCACTCCAAGTTCAATCGGTGCATTTGGTCCAGACACACCTAAGAAGAATACGCCACAAGTCACAATTCAACGTCCAAATACCATGTATGGTGTAAATAAAGTATCAGGTGAATTATTATGTAACTATTACTTTTCTAAGTTTGGTGTAGATACGCGTAGTGTGCGTTTTCCGGGATTAATTTCATATATTAAAGAACCTGGTGGTGGTACAACGGATTATGCAGTTGATATCTATTTCCAAGCTGTACGCGAAGGAAAATACACGAGCTACATTGATCGTGGAACATATATGGACATGATGTTTATGGATGATGCAATTGACGCAATCATTCAATTAATGGAGGCAGACGGTGGTAAATTAATTAACCGTAATGCTTATAATTTGAGTGCTATGAGTATCGAACCAGAAATGGTTAAAGAAGCAATTCAAAAGCATGATCCAAACTTCACATTAGATTATGACGTTGATCCAGTACGTCAAGGTATTGCAGAAAGCTGGCCAGATAGTATTGATACAAGTTGTGCACGTGGTGAATGGGGCTTTAATCCTAAATATGATCTCGAAACGATGACTCAACGTATGCTTGAGGCAATTCAAGAAAAAGAAGCGAACAAAAATGTATAA
- the folE2 gene encoding GTP cyclohydrolase FolE2 — protein MTEFDLSTREGRWKHFGSVDPIQGTKPTTKAEMTDLQSTHKNFLFEIEQVGIKNLVYPVWIDQFQTAGNFSFSTSLNQDEKGINMSRILEAVEAEYDNGIQLDFDALTQLLNHLKERMHQHSAAVDVHGKWFFNRLSPITKIKAVGHADVTFGLAVHHDHVTHKTLTLEAAVTTLCPCSKEISEYSAHNQRGIITVKAYIDPSRTLPVDFKDILLDAMEANASSMLYPILKRPDEKSVTERAYENPRFVEDLIRLIAADLVNLSWLTGFDIECRNEESIHQHDAFAKLKYRQP, from the coding sequence ATGACGGAATTTGATTTATCAACACGCGAAGGACGTTGGAAACATTTCGGTTCTGTTGACCCTATTCAAGGTACAAAACCTACAACGAAAGCAGAAATGACTGACCTTCAAAGTACACATAAAAACTTTTTATTTGAAATCGAACAAGTGGGTATTAAAAATCTTGTTTACCCAGTATGGATTGATCAGTTTCAAACAGCTGGTAACTTTAGCTTTTCAACAAGTTTAAATCAAGATGAAAAAGGCATTAATATGAGCCGTATTTTAGAAGCTGTAGAAGCCGAATACGACAACGGAATTCAGTTAGACTTTGATGCCTTAACACAATTGCTCAATCATTTAAAAGAGCGTATGCATCAGCATAGTGCAGCTGTCGATGTACATGGTAAATGGTTTTTCAATCGCCTTAGTCCTATCACAAAGATCAAAGCAGTTGGACATGCAGATGTGACATTTGGTCTGGCTGTACATCACGATCATGTGACACATAAAACATTAACTCTTGAAGCAGCAGTTACAACGCTCTGTCCATGTTCGAAAGAAATCAGCGAATATTCTGCTCACAACCAACGTGGCATCATCACAGTTAAAGCTTATATTGACCCTTCTCGTACACTACCTGTGGACTTCAAAGATATATTGTTAGACGCCATGGAAGCGAATGCCAGCTCAATGTTATATCCGATTTTAAAACGTCCGGACGAAAAAAGTGTGACCGAACGTGCTTATGAAAATCCGCGTTTTGTAGAGGACTTAATTCGCTTAATCGCCGCAGACCTTGTAAATCTCTCATGGCTCACTGGCTTTGACATTGAATGTCGTAATGAAGAATCCATCCATCAGCACGATGCCTTTGCCAAACTAAAATATCGTCAACCATAA
- a CDS encoding deoxynucleoside kinase, protein MKNYNIPSDAIITIAGTVGVGKSSLTRALAKKLNFRTSYENVDHNPYLDKFYDDFRRWSFHLQIYFLAERFKEQKRMFEYGGGFIQDRSIYEDVDIFAKMHQEQGTMTQEDFETYSNLFSAMVMTPYFPKPDVLIYLESDYDSIIDRINARGRQMEMDTDPEYWQMLFKRYDEWINQFNACPVVRININEYDLYDDPDSIDHVIHKTAHIIQTHRQIDMR, encoded by the coding sequence ATGAAAAACTATAATATCCCATCTGATGCTATTATTACAATTGCCGGTACGGTAGGTGTCGGGAAGTCATCACTCACGCGTGCACTCGCTAAAAAACTCAACTTCCGTACATCTTATGAAAATGTCGATCATAATCCTTATTTAGATAAATTTTATGATGATTTCCGTCGATGGAGCTTTCATTTACAAATTTATTTTTTGGCTGAACGTTTTAAAGAGCAAAAGCGTATGTTTGAATATGGCGGAGGTTTCATTCAAGATCGCTCGATTTATGAAGATGTTGATATCTTTGCCAAAATGCATCAAGAACAAGGTACAATGACACAAGAAGATTTTGAAACATACTCTAATTTATTTAGTGCTATGGTCATGACACCTTATTTTCCAAAACCCGATGTATTAATTTACTTAGAGTCTGACTATGATAGCATTATTGATCGTATCAATGCACGCGGCCGCCAAATGGAAATGGATACAGATCCCGAATACTGGCAAATGTTATTTAAACGTTATGATGAATGGATTAATCAATTCAACGCATGTCCCGTTGTTCGTATCAATATTAATGAGTACGATTTGTACGATGATCCCGATTCTATCGATCATGTTATTCATAAAACAGCTCATATTATACAAACTCATCGTCAAATCGATATGCGTTAG
- the bshB2 gene encoding bacillithiol biosynthesis deacetylase BshB2: protein MTSEKHILVIFPHPDDETFSSAGTLAHFIDQGIPVTYACLTLGQMGRNLGNPPIATRESLPAIRERELEQAAKEIGITDLRKMGLRDKTVEFEPHDEMDAMVQSLIDEIQPTTIISFYPGYAVHPDHEATAEAVVRTVKRMPKNERPKLWLVAFSNDAVDALGEPDIVNDISAYQDQKLRAFQAHQSQTGPFLEQLANPQGNAPGVPREAATYLTTETFWTYRFK, encoded by the coding sequence ATGACATCTGAAAAACATATATTAGTCATCTTTCCACACCCTGATGATGAAACATTTTCTTCAGCAGGCACACTTGCACATTTTATTGATCAAGGTATACCTGTAACATACGCTTGCTTAACCTTAGGACAGATGGGACGTAATCTTGGTAATCCACCTATCGCAACACGTGAGTCTTTACCAGCCATTCGTGAGCGAGAACTTGAACAAGCAGCTAAAGAGATTGGAATTACAGATTTACGTAAAATGGGGCTACGCGACAAAACCGTTGAATTCGAACCACACGATGAAATGGACGCTATGGTACAATCTCTTATTGATGAAATACAACCTACAACCATTATTTCATTCTATCCTGGATATGCTGTACACCCCGATCATGAAGCTACAGCAGAAGCAGTTGTTCGCACAGTAAAACGCATGCCTAAAAATGAACGCCCGAAACTTTGGCTGGTCGCATTTAGCAATGATGCCGTAGATGCACTTGGGGAACCAGATATTGTCAATGACATCTCTGCATATCAAGATCAGAAACTGCGTGCATTTCAAGCACACCAATCACAAACAGGCCCATTTTTAGAACAACTGGCTAACCCTCAAGGCAATGCACCCGGTGTACCACGTGAAGCGGCTACCTATTTAACAACTGAAACTTTTTGGACATATCGCTTTAAATAA
- a CDS encoding NADPH-dependent FMN reductase, protein MKGLIIVGSAQQGSHTRALAQFLKEQIETHHEEVTVFDLAEQPIHTLDFTEVNQVPETYQQNAEQLKKLAREADFMILGTPNYHGSYSGILKNALDHLTMDDFKMKPVGLVNNSGGIVSAEPLSHLRVIVRSLLGIAVPTQIATHDSDYDRTEDGTLYLSNDEFQLRAKLFIDQILSFANNSPYEHLK, encoded by the coding sequence ATGAAAGGTCTTATTATCGTAGGAAGTGCACAGCAAGGTTCACATACAAGGGCGTTGGCACAATTTTTAAAAGAACAAATTGAAACGCACCATGAAGAAGTCACTGTATTTGACTTGGCAGAGCAACCTATACATACATTGGATTTTACAGAGGTTAACCAAGTGCCTGAAACGTATCAACAAAATGCTGAACAGCTGAAAAAGTTAGCACGGGAAGCGGATTTTATGATTTTAGGAACACCGAATTATCATGGTTCATATTCAGGTATTTTAAAAAATGCATTAGATCATTTAACGATGGATGATTTTAAGATGAAGCCGGTTGGTTTAGTCAATAATAGTGGAGGTATTGTAAGTGCTGAACCGCTATCACATCTTCGTGTTATCGTCCGTTCATTGTTAGGGATTGCAGTACCAACACAAATTGCGACACATGATTCTGATTATGATCGAACAGAAGATGGGACACTGTACTTGTCTAACGACGAATTTCAATTGCGTGCAAAATTATTTATTGATCAGATTTTATCATTTGCGAACAATAGTCCGTATGAACATTTGAAATAA
- a CDS encoding YojF family protein: MQTITNETVQSLLNQYANEPVYLHVETTNGAYANHFDQRVFNAGTFLRNIQITYQHAQLKGGNKDPFRVGLKLNNSGWVYVQGLTHYEVTDNGAFLLAGFNYEGQLAAALEISRTPFDA; encoded by the coding sequence TTGCAAACGATTACAAATGAAACTGTACAATCATTATTAAATCAGTATGCAAATGAACCTGTCTATTTGCATGTTGAAACAACAAACGGGGCTTATGCGAACCATTTTGATCAACGTGTGTTCAATGCAGGCACATTTTTGCGTAACATCCAAATCACCTATCAACATGCACAGCTCAAAGGTGGCAATAAAGACCCTTTCCGTGTAGGTCTCAAGTTAAACAATAGCGGATGGGTATACGTTCAAGGACTGACACATTATGAAGTTACAGATAATGGGGCGTTCTTACTTGCAGGTTTTAATTATGAAGGACAATTGGCTGCGGCACTCGAAATCAGTCGCACACCATTTGACGCGTAA
- a CDS encoding amidohydrolase, whose product MTDWFQRACEKEKDMIATRRHLHQYPERSFKEIQTHAYILQRLQQLDFTIQDKVGENGIVASIHGKADGPTIALRADFDALPIEDLKEVPYRSKIPGVMHACGHDGHTAILLTVAELLHEHRTHLKGNVVLIFQYGEEEMPGGAQGMIADNALVGVDKVYGNHLWSGYPTGTIHTRPGPMMAQPDEFNITLYGKGGHGAKPHETIDPIVIMAEFILSVQKIVARTINPVNQAVISFGKVEAGEADNVIPDTAYCRGTVRTFNPEVQQHIYNKMDKLLQGLALANDITYDLNYIKGYLPVYNHDASAHIVKSAANTLNFRYHDAELMMIGEDFSYYLQARPGAFFLTGCGNKEKQSDWPHHSPHFDIDESAMKYTVSTFMKILELENVL is encoded by the coding sequence TTGACGGATTGGTTTCAACGCGCATGTGAAAAAGAGAAAGATATGATTGCAACACGTCGCCATCTACATCAATATCCTGAACGTTCATTTAAGGAAATCCAAACACACGCTTATATTTTACAGCGCCTGCAACAACTTGATTTTACAATTCAAGACAAAGTCGGGGAAAACGGTATTGTTGCCTCGATTCACGGTAAAGCTGACGGTCCTACTATTGCTTTACGTGCTGACTTTGATGCTTTACCCATTGAAGACTTAAAAGAGGTGCCCTATCGTTCAAAAATACCTGGTGTCATGCATGCATGTGGACATGATGGACATACCGCTATTCTACTCACAGTAGCTGAGCTTTTGCATGAACATCGTACGCATCTTAAAGGAAATGTCGTTTTAATTTTTCAATATGGTGAAGAAGAAATGCCTGGCGGTGCTCAAGGAATGATTGCTGACAATGCTTTAGTCGGTGTAGATAAAGTTTACGGCAATCACCTGTGGAGTGGCTATCCTACTGGAACAATTCATACTCGTCCGGGACCCATGATGGCACAACCTGATGAATTTAATATTACACTCTATGGCAAAGGAGGACATGGGGCAAAACCTCACGAAACCATTGATCCTATTGTGATTATGGCTGAATTTATATTAAGTGTACAAAAAATTGTGGCTCGTACGATCAATCCTGTCAATCAAGCCGTTATCTCTTTTGGCAAAGTTGAAGCGGGAGAAGCAGACAATGTGATTCCGGATACAGCATATTGTCGGGGAACGGTACGTACATTTAATCCCGAAGTTCAACAACATATTTATAATAAAATGGATAAACTTTTGCAAGGTCTCGCATTAGCTAATGATATTACTTATGATTTAAATTATATTAAAGGCTACCTCCCCGTTTATAATCATGATGCATCTGCACATATTGTTAAAAGCGCTGCCAATACACTTAATTTTCGTTATCATGATGCTGAACTTATGATGATTGGAGAAGATTTTTCATACTATTTACAAGCGCGTCCTGGTGCATTTTTCCTTACAGGATGTGGCAATAAAGAGAAACAAAGTGACTGGCCACATCATAGTCCACATTTTGATATTGATGAATCTGCTATGA
- a CDS encoding HAD family hydrolase, whose protein sequence is MVRWILFDKDGTLIEFDQSWVKIGIQLVDDVCKHFNIEQYEMLCEEIGIDGDTFKPGSIMASGSLEDMVSIFNRYTQEDTSSWAATRSQQLIDTREPESILYEGVSEVLYTLKERGYHLAIVTGDNASGMHHFLTTTGFETVFDCVISTDSHHYEKPDARLLQPLWEKGIKGEEMVMVGDTDLDMQMGYNAGCLRTVGVRTGLGTQATFDKADIVLDDVTRLLAYLDTISLK, encoded by the coding sequence ATGGTACGTTGGATTTTGTTTGATAAAGATGGAACGTTAATTGAATTTGATCAAAGCTGGGTTAAAATCGGTATACAGCTTGTTGATGACGTATGTAAGCATTTTAATATTGAACAATATGAAATGTTATGTGAAGAAATAGGTATCGATGGTGACACATTTAAACCGGGAAGTATAATGGCATCGGGTTCTCTTGAAGATATGGTAAGTATTTTTAATCGGTATACACAAGAGGATACATCTTCATGGGCAGCAACTCGAAGTCAACAGTTGATCGATACACGTGAACCAGAGAGTATCTTATATGAAGGGGTTTCTGAGGTGCTTTACACATTAAAAGAGCGAGGCTATCACTTAGCTATTGTCACGGGAGATAATGCTTCTGGTATGCATCACTTTTTAACAACAACAGGATTTGAAACAGTGTTTGATTGTGTGATTTCAACAGATAGCCATCATTATGAAAAACCAGATGCTCGATTATTACAACCCTTGTGGGAAAAAGGTATCAAAGGTGAAGAGATGGTAATGGTTGGAGATACAGATTTGGATATGCAAATGGGGTATAATGCAGGGTGCTTACGAACGGTAGGAGTACGTACAGGTTTAGGAACACAAGCAACATTTGATAAAGCGGACATTGTACTTGATGATGTTACAAGATTATTAGCGTACTTGGATACAATATCACTTAAATAG
- a CDS encoding glycine C-acetyltransferase, with protein MVQRLHDFLEENINYLKDNGLYNEIDTIEGANGPKITIAGKSYINLSSNNYLGLATDTDLKAAAKAAIDSHGVGAGAVRTINGTLDLHDELEKTLAKFKGTEAAIAYQSGFNCNMAAISAVMNKNDAILSDELNHASIIDGCRLSKAKIIRVKHSDMDDLREKAKEAVESGQYNKVMYITDGVFSMDGDVAKLPEIVEICEEYGIMVYVDDAHGSGVMGKGAGTVKHFGLQDKVDFQIGTLSKAIGVVGGYVAGSQKLIDWLKVQSRPFLFSTSLAPGDTKAITTAVEKLMASTELHDKLWDNANYLKEGLNQLGFNTGESETPITPVIIGDEKKTQTFSKRLMDEGVYVKSIVFPTVPRGTGRVRNMPTAAHTKEMLDEALAVYERVGKELEII; from the coding sequence GTGGTACAAAGATTACACGACTTTCTAGAGGAAAATATTAACTATCTCAAAGACAATGGATTATACAACGAGATTGACACCATAGAAGGGGCAAATGGACCAAAAATTACTATTGCAGGCAAATCATATATTAACTTATCATCTAATAACTATTTAGGTCTTGCAACAGATACAGACTTGAAAGCAGCAGCTAAAGCAGCGATTGATTCACATGGTGTAGGTGCAGGTGCTGTTCGTACAATCAACGGAACATTAGATTTGCATGATGAGTTAGAAAAAACACTTGCAAAGTTTAAAGGAACAGAAGCAGCTATTGCATATCAATCAGGCTTTAATTGTAACATGGCAGCTATTTCTGCAGTAATGAATAAAAACGATGCTATTTTATCAGACGAATTAAACCATGCATCTATTATCGATGGGTGTCGTTTATCGAAAGCTAAAATTATTCGTGTAAAACATTCAGACATGGATGACTTACGTGAAAAAGCTAAAGAAGCTGTTGAGTCAGGTCAATACAATAAAGTCATGTATATTACAGATGGTGTATTCAGCATGGATGGTGATGTTGCAAAATTACCAGAAATTGTTGAAATCTGTGAAGAATATGGCATCATGGTTTATGTTGATGATGCACATGGTTCAGGTGTTATGGGTAAAGGTGCAGGAACAGTGAAACACTTTGGTCTGCAAGATAAAGTAGATTTCCAAATTGGGACATTATCAAAAGCAATTGGTGTTGTAGGCGGATATGTTGCAGGCTCTCAAAAGCTAATCGATTGGTTAAAAGTACAATCACGTCCATTCTTATTTTCAACATCGTTAGCACCTGGAGATACTAAAGCAATTACGACAGCAGTAGAAAAGCTTATGGCATCAACAGAGTTACATGATAAGCTGTGGGATAATGCAAACTATTTAAAAGAAGGTTTGAATCAACTAGGCTTTAATACGGGTGAGTCAGAAACGCCGATTACACCAGTGATTATTGGAGACGAAAAGAAAACACAAACCTTTAGTAAGCGTTTAATGGATGAAGGTGTATATGTAAAATCTATCGTATTCCCAACTGTGCCACGTGGAACAGGACGTGTACGTAATATGCCGACAGCTGCACATACGAAAGAAATGTTAGATGAAGCATTAGCAGTATATGAGCGTGTAGGTAAAGAGTTAGAAATTATTTAA